From a single Vitis vinifera cultivar Pinot Noir 40024 chromosome 18, ASM3070453v1 genomic region:
- the LOC100247803 gene encoding protein DMP7, with amino-acid sequence MDNSLQQDLIESYLPDNGSYYCLGDDGTDESHFIYVLNAILSGTARLNVLLPTATILAFTIFAPLLTNDGKCYTLNRWLMGFFLAISAASCIFFLFTDSFRTARGRLYYGVATRNGIWTFNGGRRKPCAPSEYRLRWIDLFHALLSLIAFLTFAGSHNDVLECYHLEMSRKVTNSVPLVVGFVISLLFVVFPSNRRGIGYPFLLQKDALYTRN; translated from the coding sequence ATGGATAACTCCCTCCAACAAGATCTGATAGAAAGTTATCTACCTGACAACGGCAGCTACTACTGCCTGGGAGACGATGGCACTGATGAGTCCCATTTCATATACGTCCTCAATGCCATCCTCAGTGGCACTGCTAGGCTCAATGTTCTGTTGCCTACCGCCACCATCCTTGCCTTCACCATATTTGCTCCCCTCCTCACAAATGACGGCAAATGCTACACGCTCAACCGCTGGCTGATGGGTTTCTTCTTGGCTATCTCTGCAGCCTCTTGCATCTTCTTTTTGTTCACTGATAGCTTCAGAACTGCAAGGGGAAGGTTGTACTATGGCGTAGCCACACGCAATGGGATATGGACTTTCAATGGAGGCCGGAGGAAGCCTTGTGCGCCATCTGAGTATAGGTTGAGATGGATTGATCTCTTCCACGCATTGCTTTCATTGATTGCTTTTCTTACTTTTGCAGGCTCACACAATGATGTTTTGGAGTGTTATCATCTGGAAATGTCCAGAAAAGTGACCAACTCTGTTCCTTTGGTTGTTGGGTTTGTTATAAGTCTGTTGTTTGTGGTGTTTCCTTCTAATAGAAGGGGAATTGGGTATCCCTTCTTGTTGCAGAAGGATGCTTTGTACACCAGAAATTGA